In Limisalsivibrio acetivorans, one genomic interval encodes:
- a CDS encoding metallophosphoesterase, whose protein sequence is MHFALFTFLILFSYVYISLVLFMPYSVLTKAFSGVLIILICLKFIIYEKIGGFFIAPDFPSTLILLMEIMYSTVVIMLFLLVVKDIYLITAWGAKYMGLSNLPAVSPVVRNNVIAGAAFLLALLGTYNSMKVPDVKTVEVKIKNLPAELDGLSIVQLTDIHIGPLLKKDWLEKVVDKTNALEPDIIAVTGDIIDGSPDELAEDIAPLKDLRAKYGVYGVHGNHEYYFDDTVWGPVFEGFGIKMLENEHEVVPVEGTEIVLAGVNDRKASRYNRPAPDIEKALKGSPEVPRILLAHRPEFYSDKVDLQLSGHTHGGHLFFMKPLVGHFNGNLVGGLYRTGDTAQLYLSAGTGIWAGFSCRLGVDSEITRILLRGE, encoded by the coding sequence ATGCACTTCGCCCTGTTCACGTTCCTGATTCTGTTCTCATACGTATATATCAGCCTCGTGCTGTTCATGCCCTACAGCGTGCTCACAAAGGCGTTCTCCGGCGTACTCATTATTCTTATATGCCTGAAATTCATTATATACGAGAAGATTGGCGGTTTCTTCATCGCACCGGATTTCCCTTCAACCCTGATACTGCTGATGGAGATAATGTATTCGACTGTGGTTATCATGCTCTTCCTGCTCGTAGTAAAGGATATTTACCTTATTACAGCCTGGGGTGCAAAATATATGGGGCTTTCGAACCTGCCTGCTGTGAGCCCTGTTGTACGTAATAATGTTATCGCCGGGGCGGCGTTTCTTCTCGCCCTGTTAGGCACTTATAATTCGATGAAGGTTCCGGATGTTAAGACTGTGGAGGTAAAGATCAAAAACCTTCCGGCGGAACTTGACGGCCTGAGCATCGTTCAACTCACAGACATTCATATCGGCCCCCTCCTTAAAAAGGATTGGCTCGAGAAGGTTGTTGATAAAACAAACGCCCTTGAGCCAGATATTATCGCCGTTACGGGTGATATTATAGACGGAAGCCCCGATGAGCTGGCAGAGGATATCGCACCGCTAAAGGATCTGCGGGCGAAGTACGGAGTCTACGGTGTTCACGGGAACCACGAATATTACTTCGATGACACTGTCTGGGGTCCGGTATTCGAAGGTTTCGGGATCAAAATGCTGGAAAACGAGCATGAGGTTGTGCCGGTTGAGGGTACGGAGATCGTGTTAGCCGGAGTCAACGACAGGAAGGCATCAAGGTACAACCGCCCTGCCCCGGATATTGAGAAGGCGCTGAAAGGCTCACCGGAGGTTCCAAGAATTCTTCTTGCCCACAGACCAGAATTCTATTCAGATAAGGTAGATTTGCAACTCTCCGGCCACACCCACGGCGGCCACCTTTTCTTCATGAAGCCCCTCGTTGGGCATTTCAACGGAAACCTCGTAGGCGGCCTGTACAGAACCGGCGATACCGCACAGCTTTACCTAAGCGCCGGCACAGGCATTTGGGCAGGCTTCTCCTGCCGCCTCGGAGTAGACTCAGAGATAACGAGGATTCTCCTCAGGGGTGAGTGA
- a CDS encoding MTH1187 family thiamine-binding protein produces the protein MSAMAYVSITPLGKDESVSQYVSRAVKVIKESGLGWRLTPMGTIVEGEKIDDVFRVIGQAVEELSDCNRISVSVKVDYRRDREPGMDEKVDSVMKKLGE, from the coding sequence ATGAGCGCAATGGCGTATGTATCCATTACACCCCTGGGCAAGGATGAGAGCGTGTCCCAGTATGTGTCCAGAGCTGTAAAGGTTATTAAGGAATCCGGCCTTGGCTGGCGGCTTACCCCCATGGGTACGATCGTTGAGGGGGAGAAGATAGACGATGTGTTCCGTGTTATCGGGCAGGCTGTGGAGGAGCTTAGCGACTGCAACAGGATCTCCGTCTCCGTAAAGGTGGACTACCGGAGGGACAGAGAGCCCGGTATGGACGAAAAGGTTGATTCTGTTATGAAAAAACTTGGGGAATAA
- a CDS encoding radical SAM protein, whose protein sequence is MFEQGPIRPPSEAESLFIRVVRNCPWNACAFCPVYKGEKFSRRSFADIKSDIDNVNRMLPAAAVAHEEGSLRATLKTLKEADKHPFYAACNWLSGGMKSVFLQDADSLNANPELLEDVLRYLKETFETIERITAYARSRSAAKSKHMKSFADAGLNRIHIGMETGSDKILAHMNKGCNKQHHINGVGNAKDAGMQVSLYWMPGLGGLKDSMENAAESADVINKSTPDFVRLRTAAVPPDTPLEEMAKGGEYTRPSDEAIVREIRKFIEECRSYFILKSDHILNLLPEIEGTMPDDKQDILESIDRFLNAPEDLRQTYIIARRLGIVSGFASMKDPLIHQNAKQSAQQALSQYPDFDSLSRELVKRFI, encoded by the coding sequence ATGTTTGAGCAGGGTCCGATCCGTCCTCCTAGTGAAGCGGAGAGCCTCTTTATACGTGTTGTTCGCAACTGTCCATGGAATGCCTGTGCGTTCTGCCCGGTTTATAAGGGTGAGAAGTTCTCAAGACGCTCTTTTGCTGATATCAAATCGGACATTGACAATGTTAATAGAATGCTCCCAGCCGCCGCAGTTGCCCATGAAGAAGGAAGCCTCAGGGCCACCTTGAAGACTCTTAAGGAAGCGGATAAGCATCCGTTTTATGCCGCATGCAACTGGCTCTCTGGAGGTATGAAAAGCGTATTCCTACAGGATGCTGACAGCCTGAACGCAAACCCTGAATTGCTGGAAGACGTTCTACGGTATCTAAAGGAAACCTTTGAGACTATCGAACGGATAACTGCATACGCAAGAAGCCGAAGTGCGGCGAAGTCTAAACATATGAAATCCTTCGCCGATGCGGGACTGAACCGTATCCATATCGGCATGGAAACAGGATCAGATAAAATACTTGCACATATGAACAAGGGCTGCAATAAACAGCATCATATAAACGGAGTTGGAAACGCAAAGGATGCCGGAATGCAGGTATCCCTTTATTGGATGCCTGGCCTTGGCGGACTCAAAGACAGTATGGAGAATGCCGCAGAGTCGGCAGACGTTATTAACAAATCCACCCCGGATTTTGTCAGACTTCGCACTGCGGCAGTACCTCCAGACACACCTCTGGAGGAGATGGCGAAGGGTGGGGAATATACACGCCCTTCGGATGAGGCAATAGTCAGAGAGATAAGAAAATTCATCGAGGAATGCAGATCATACTTCATTCTCAAGAGTGATCATATATTAAACCTACTCCCTGAAATAGAGGGAACCATGCCCGATGATAAGCAAGATATCCTCGAATCCATAGATCGATTTCTCAACGCACCCGAGGATCTGAGGCAAACCTACATTATTGCCCGCAGACTCGGCATCGTTTCAGGCTTCGCTTCAATGAAGGATCCTCTCATCCACCAGAATGCGAAACAAAGCGCACAGCAGGCTCTATCCCAATACCCGGATTTTGACTCCCTCTCTCGGGAACTGGTGAAACGGTTTATATAG
- a CDS encoding RES family NAD+ phosphorylase, with protein MVDRSSIDITGFRIIPSRYPSIWLFEDVSNPEEFDALYKLESMTNPRISEEVGDITLLSKDEQVFGEGTSPIMAAFTHIKPEGDRFTDGSFGAFYASDSIECAVYETAYHRAQYFASINEPPCEIEMRVYTANIQGALVDIRDLDRYGDYHNKDSYGESQRFGREQKDAGEFGIVYLSVRYDGGTNVAVFRPKGVINNCKELKYLKYQWDGKKITNVYEISGARVICYRS; from the coding sequence ATGGTAGATAGATCAAGCATAGACATCACAGGATTTCGCATAATACCCTCACGCTACCCTTCTATCTGGCTGTTCGAGGATGTTTCAAATCCAGAAGAGTTTGATGCTTTATACAAGCTCGAATCGATGACAAACCCCAGAATTTCCGAAGAAGTCGGTGATATCACGCTGCTTTCAAAGGATGAACAGGTATTCGGCGAAGGCACCTCCCCCATTATGGCGGCTTTCACTCATATAAAGCCAGAAGGTGATAGGTTCACTGACGGCTCCTTCGGAGCGTTTTATGCATCGGACTCTATAGAATGTGCCGTGTATGAAACAGCCTATCACCGTGCGCAATATTTTGCGTCAATCAACGAACCCCCTTGCGAGATCGAAATGCGGGTCTATACGGCAAATATCCAAGGGGCACTGGTTGATATAAGAGATCTTGACAGATACGGGGATTATCACAACAAGGATTCCTATGGAGAGTCACAGCGATTCGGAAGGGAACAGAAAGATGCCGGTGAATTTGGAATAGTCTATTTGAGTGTACGATACGACGGCGGTACAAATGTGGCCGTCTTTCGCCCGAAAGGTGTTATAAACAATTGTAAAGAATTGAAGTATCTGAAATATCAGTGGGACGGCAAAAAGATCACCAACGTCTATGAAATCTCCGGTGCTAGGGTTATATGCTACAGGAGCTAG
- a CDS encoding DUF2188 domain-containing protein, producing the protein MPKRDTHRVMKHPGGWQVKRDGDERPSHVTDTKKEAENLGREISKNQGTELQVHGKDGKIQRSDSHGNDPYPPKG; encoded by the coding sequence ATGCCAAAAAGAGATACTCACAGAGTAATGAAGCATCCTGGAGGTTGGCAAGTTAAGCGTGATGGTGATGAAAGACCGAGTCATGTTACTGATACAAAGAAAGAAGCAGAGAATCTTGGCCGTGAAATCAGCAAAAACCAGGGAACTGAACTTCAGGTACATGGTAAAGACGGTAAAATCCAGCGTTCCGACAGCCACGGGAATGACCCTTATCCTCCGAAAGGATAA
- a CDS encoding antitoxin Xre-like helix-turn-helix domain-containing protein produces the protein MARANDANQDTVTNKEMASAGFKAFLNITDKWGLTVEQQRTLLGGIPISTFHNWKKQDKLNLDKDKLERISYILGIHKSLRILHRGDSVYNVIKRNIQNDFFNGESPLDVMLGGRVMDLYHVRRFFDGQRGW, from the coding sequence ATGGCTAGAGCGAATGACGCTAACCAGGATACTGTCACCAACAAGGAGATGGCATCTGCCGGTTTCAAAGCATTTCTGAATATAACAGATAAATGGGGGCTAACCGTAGAACAGCAGAGAACACTGCTCGGGGGTATACCCATATCTACCTTTCATAATTGGAAAAAACAGGATAAACTAAATCTGGATAAGGATAAACTTGAACGTATATCATACATACTGGGGATCCACAAAAGCCTTCGAATACTCCATAGGGGAGATTCCGTGTACAACGTCATTAAAAGAAATATCCAGAACGACTTCTTTAACGGAGAAAGCCCCCTTGATGTAATGCTTGGCGGGCGTGTTATGGATCTCTATCATGTAAGAAGGTTCTTTGATGGTCAACGAGGATGGTAG
- a CDS encoding PAS domain-containing sensor histidine kinase, which yields MSLSRKVFWIFFTLTALTLFSSLNIYAVYRMQSATLDSMNLVFSFRDELVQLSRLQLLVKTDEKGTQVNAHSAQAVIADVKAYAEKLRNEERFSAPELKESFDSFSFHLKNYEKALLELIDLNRNEGGLNKAVNSGIERLHILMHHAGSSGLRDSIDRLTDYSGYFIEQNELSLLPKIKEDFMAIAEAAPDSEILRQTEELVKSIEKKYLNHLAQEDRVKFMESSSAGFFQFTDELIDDLNEHNRRKIFTITIFSSLIALSAVVLALVYWAGIRGYFKRFLKNQNAAIKAIEDETYDFEVIHNSRDELGEFTKTFQKTAHELKIKTAELRLSEEKYRTYINNAPDPIFVADEEGRYIEVNHAAVSVMGYSSDELTSMSIPDIVAEDYTERARNAAMQMMETGSVEDTLRFKRKDGSYFYMIVSALRIQDNVYIGFCKDVTRTIEMERELKDLNENLQRRVKEEMDKNLKQEQLLMQQQKFSDMGKMINAIAHQWRQPLNNIGLLHQILYDDRHEKLLNDEEIREYSESLMSIVGHLSGTIDDFRNYFHSDKEMERFNPVMTISVIMRILHAQLEFYGIRYSINCVCDMKEYNCENSYELPPCINEKAALYGNEGDFKQVLQNIVLNSMDAIRERERKHGIISISTEISDEMLRVSISDNGGGITEEAMQNIFDPYFTTKEEGKGIGLGLYISKLIIQDQFKGSISVSNDGIGAVFNVAVPMEQKG from the coding sequence ATGTCGCTGTCTAGAAAAGTTTTCTGGATTTTCTTTACTCTGACTGCTCTCACATTGTTCTCCTCCTTAAATATCTATGCGGTGTACCGCATGCAGAGTGCGACCCTTGACAGTATGAATCTGGTATTCTCCTTCCGGGATGAGCTTGTTCAGCTTTCTAGGCTCCAGCTTCTGGTTAAAACTGATGAGAAGGGTACTCAGGTTAATGCCCATAGTGCTCAGGCTGTTATTGCAGATGTCAAAGCCTACGCTGAAAAGCTAAGGAACGAGGAACGTTTCAGTGCCCCGGAACTGAAGGAATCCTTCGACAGCTTCAGCTTCCATCTCAAGAACTATGAAAAAGCACTTCTGGAGCTTATAGACCTGAATAGGAATGAAGGTGGACTGAACAAGGCTGTGAACAGTGGTATAGAAAGGCTTCACATCCTTATGCACCATGCTGGGAGTAGTGGTTTACGTGATTCCATTGACAGGCTCACGGACTACTCCGGGTATTTTATAGAGCAAAATGAACTCTCCCTCCTGCCGAAGATTAAGGAGGATTTCATGGCTATAGCAGAGGCTGCTCCAGATAGTGAGATTTTACGGCAGACGGAGGAGTTGGTTAAAAGCATTGAAAAGAAGTACCTTAACCATCTTGCACAGGAGGACAGGGTAAAGTTTATGGAGAGCTCCTCTGCAGGATTCTTTCAGTTTACCGATGAACTTATCGATGACCTCAACGAGCATAACAGACGGAAGATATTTACCATTACGATCTTTTCCTCATTGATAGCACTCTCCGCGGTAGTTCTAGCCCTTGTCTACTGGGCGGGCATCAGAGGGTATTTCAAACGTTTTCTCAAGAACCAGAATGCCGCAATCAAAGCCATTGAGGATGAGACCTACGATTTTGAGGTTATCCACAACAGCAGGGACGAGCTTGGGGAGTTTACCAAAACCTTTCAGAAGACCGCCCATGAGTTAAAAATTAAAACCGCAGAGCTGAGGCTGAGCGAAGAGAAGTACCGCACCTACATCAATAATGCCCCTGACCCCATCTTTGTGGCCGATGAAGAGGGGAGATATATTGAGGTGAATCATGCTGCTGTCAGTGTTATGGGGTATTCAAGTGATGAGCTTACCAGCATGTCTATCCCTGATATCGTTGCCGAGGACTACACAGAACGAGCCCGCAATGCTGCCATGCAGATGATGGAGACGGGGAGTGTTGAGGATACGCTCCGCTTCAAAAGGAAGGACGGCTCATACTTTTATATGATTGTCAGTGCATTGAGGATTCAGGATAATGTCTATATCGGATTCTGCAAGGATGTAACCAGAACCATAGAGATGGAGAGGGAGCTTAAGGATCTGAACGAGAACCTTCAGCGGCGTGTTAAGGAGGAGATGGACAAAAACCTCAAGCAGGAACAGCTCCTTATGCAGCAGCAGAAGTTCTCTGATATGGGCAAGATGATAAACGCCATCGCCCATCAATGGAGACAGCCCCTCAATAATATAGGCCTCCTGCACCAGATACTCTATGATGATAGGCATGAGAAGCTTCTCAATGATGAGGAGATCAGGGAGTATTCCGAAAGCCTTATGTCTATTGTGGGGCATCTTTCAGGAACCATTGATGATTTCAGAAACTATTTCCATTCAGATAAAGAGATGGAGCGCTTTAACCCTGTTATGACCATCAGCGTTATTATGCGCATTCTCCATGCCCAGCTTGAGTTTTACGGTATACGTTATTCCATAAACTGTGTTTGCGATATGAAGGAGTACAACTGCGAAAACTCCTACGAACTCCCCCCATGTATCAACGAGAAAGCCGCACTTTACGGTAATGAAGGGGACTTCAAGCAGGTTCTGCAGAATATCGTGCTTAATTCCATGGATGCTATACGTGAGAGGGAGAGAAAACACGGCATAATAAGCATAAGCACAGAGATATCGGATGAGATGCTCAGGGTCAGCATCTCCGACAATGGCGGTGGGATCACCGAGGAAGCTATGCAGAATATCTTCGACCCCTATTTCACCACGAAGGAAGAGGGGAAAGGGATAGGCCTTGGTCTGTATATTTCAAAACTCATCATTCAGGATCAGTTCAAGGGCTCCATAAGCGTCAGTAACGACGGTATCGGGGCGGTCTTCAATGTAGCTGTACCTATGGAACAAAAGGGCTGA
- the rsgA gene encoding ribosome small subunit-dependent GTPase A: MTPAVGDFVRFTPNQHGESIIDEILPRNSWIKRKSAGRTSDENVLAANVDFMLIVTPVDKTFSIRRIERFLVLAESGRVRPVIVITKSDICDPVDMAVNIGSIEEITDAEVIETSSVSGLGIDRLQSMMTAGKTFCAVGTSGAGKSTLLNRIAGSGVAATSDIRSKDNKGRHTTTGRHMYRLEEGAWFIDTPGLREVGITDDTEAVEDTFQEIKALAPQCFFADCTHSHEPLCAVLEAVSDGRIKPERYESYMRLRRESENHALRTQHRLEKKRQDKNLSKRVKAAGKRKKRF; encoded by the coding sequence ATAACCCCTGCTGTCGGGGATTTTGTACGCTTCACACCCAACCAGCACGGCGAAAGTATAATCGATGAGATCCTGCCCAGAAACAGCTGGATCAAACGTAAGTCCGCCGGGCGAACATCCGATGAGAATGTGCTTGCCGCAAACGTGGACTTCATGCTCATCGTAACGCCGGTAGACAAAACGTTCAGCATACGCAGGATCGAACGATTTCTCGTATTAGCCGAATCTGGCAGAGTACGTCCTGTGATAGTAATCACAAAGTCCGACATCTGCGATCCGGTGGATATGGCCGTAAACATCGGCAGTATCGAAGAGATAACCGATGCTGAGGTCATCGAAACCAGCTCGGTCAGCGGGCTTGGCATAGACAGGCTGCAATCTATGATGACGGCCGGAAAGACATTCTGCGCCGTCGGCACTTCCGGTGCGGGCAAGTCCACCCTGCTCAACCGGATTGCCGGTTCAGGCGTCGCCGCCACCTCAGACATCCGCTCCAAGGACAACAAAGGGCGCCACACCACCACAGGGAGGCACATGTACCGGCTCGAAGAGGGAGCATGGTTCATCGACACACCCGGCCTTCGAGAGGTCGGCATAACCGATGATACAGAGGCAGTGGAGGACACCTTTCAGGAGATAAAGGCCCTCGCCCCCCAATGCTTCTTCGCAGACTGCACCCATAGCCACGAACCATTATGCGCCGTTCTGGAGGCTGTGAGCGATGGACGGATTAAACCTGAGCGTTACGAAAGCTATATGAGACTGCGCAGGGAGAGCGAAAACCACGCACTGCGCACCCAGCACAGGTTAGAGAAGAAGCGACAGGATAAGAACCTCAGCAAGCGTGTTAAGGCGGCGGGCAAACGCAAGAAACGATTCTGA
- a CDS encoding UvrD-helicase domain-containing protein — protein MKALRTDKNIALVASAGTGKTYNLALRVINLLMNGARPHELLCITFTNKATNEMRERILRNIDDIINCSSVDMISEGKVLMELNSLDSEALKAKLSGVRDDVLENFSSLRIKTVDSFVNLILTLFPFEADIRPGYTVTTDQELDELREEAFFETFQVFREENRNVLESASVGLDMNVSSFPETLHTLVKKLESSSTSSRALLAKYYAEPGELAAICENAGHVAGTAVEHVKSFGTIMKKETLNKNQQKQIDKFCRLYSINEVVKIQFFLNGDIQSGYYKKFVFDDAHMYMYDSIHSSITRFLELRNEIMTKLAVNFFGKYKERLESKKKEANTLSFTDITDKAYELLVEGSLGGDKDYLYFRLDGRIRHILIDEFQDTSLAQWKILEPLASEAMAGIGQKDESGSFFFVGDPKQTLYRFRGGEPGLFDRITDSFPDKIERQELDVNYRSSRAVMTAVNELFSSINDFSYTIQSSHRENEGYVEITERDKDSDITEYCIDKCHELIEAGYSHGDIAILVGDNKKAATITNELKQAGIQARSESSATLDKSPVSLVLRAALSYLSKRDPFSLYEYLMLPPAECMSDQVSNPAYVKNTVSMFDSLSEELETKAGLSVITCIVEALNLADRFDNDPNLLKIIDIAASLEPYRNLDIIAERLEKLCAVEKLVSSSQNEAVTLMTIHKSKGLQFPVVLLPELNIGMRPDSRKSKLFFGSDDGTSVPDKVFIMQSREHNELMGNDYLEAFGHEEKGYYRDKLNQLYVAMTRAEDELYISLSEGDKKDNLESIIKEKLGGDYICGVKGAPDKSRMAVKPSSKTVEQPIPLAEPEEEVTESIDDLHGETFGNALHEALQKMTTFTPDEIDEIKDFILRRFYPVLKAEDTARIADYLDIIINDHLFTLLINSSEIFQERGFMHGGKYRVIDFYAVKDDRIICIDFKTGEIDEQKLQLYSEQLKEYAVILGDVYNLPVETSIASFSGGEINWIEV, from the coding sequence TTGAAAGCATTAAGAACAGATAAAAACATTGCCCTCGTTGCCTCTGCGGGAACGGGGAAGACATACAACCTTGCCTTGAGGGTTATAAACCTTCTAATGAACGGGGCGAGACCCCACGAACTTCTATGTATAACCTTCACAAACAAGGCAACGAATGAGATGAGGGAGAGGATCCTGCGCAATATTGATGATATTATCAACTGCTCATCTGTGGACATGATCAGTGAAGGCAAGGTGCTCATGGAGCTAAACTCACTGGATTCTGAAGCATTAAAGGCCAAGCTTTCCGGTGTCCGTGATGATGTGCTCGAAAACTTTTCTTCATTGCGGATAAAGACGGTCGATTCCTTCGTTAACCTAATCCTCACGCTCTTCCCCTTCGAAGCGGATATACGCCCCGGCTATACCGTTACAACTGATCAGGAGCTTGATGAGTTGCGGGAGGAGGCCTTTTTCGAAACGTTCCAGGTTTTCCGTGAGGAGAACAGAAACGTCCTAGAGAGTGCGTCTGTCGGTTTGGATATGAATGTTTCAAGCTTCCCTGAGACTCTGCATACTCTGGTGAAGAAGCTGGAATCAAGCTCCACCTCCTCCAGGGCCCTGCTCGCAAAGTATTATGCAGAACCAGGTGAGCTTGCGGCCATCTGCGAGAATGCGGGTCACGTTGCAGGAACCGCTGTGGAGCATGTTAAATCCTTCGGCACAATAATGAAGAAGGAAACCCTCAACAAAAACCAGCAGAAACAGATAGACAAATTCTGCCGTCTATACTCCATAAATGAAGTGGTTAAGATCCAGTTTTTTCTGAACGGAGATATCCAAAGCGGGTATTATAAAAAGTTCGTATTCGATGATGCACACATGTACATGTATGATAGCATTCATAGCAGCATAACACGTTTCCTTGAACTCAGGAACGAGATAATGACCAAGCTTGCCGTGAATTTCTTCGGCAAATACAAAGAGCGGCTAGAGTCAAAGAAGAAGGAAGCAAACACTCTCTCCTTCACCGATATAACAGATAAGGCCTACGAACTCCTTGTGGAAGGCTCCCTTGGTGGTGATAAGGACTATCTCTATTTCCGTCTGGACGGCAGGATCCGTCATATACTTATCGATGAGTTTCAGGATACCAGCCTCGCCCAATGGAAGATTCTGGAACCGCTCGCCTCAGAGGCAATGGCGGGTATAGGCCAAAAGGACGAATCAGGCTCATTCTTCTTCGTTGGCGACCCGAAACAGACCCTTTACCGTTTTCGGGGAGGTGAGCCGGGTCTTTTTGATAGGATAACCGATTCCTTCCCAGATAAGATCGAACGGCAGGAGCTGGATGTAAACTACCGGAGCAGCAGAGCCGTTATGACTGCGGTAAACGAACTCTTTTCGAGTATCAACGATTTCAGCTATACTATCCAGAGCTCCCATCGTGAGAACGAAGGATATGTTGAAATCACTGAGAGGGATAAGGATTCAGACATAACAGAATACTGCATAGACAAATGCCACGAACTCATAGAGGCGGGCTACTCCCATGGCGACATAGCAATTTTGGTGGGGGATAATAAGAAAGCAGCTACAATAACAAACGAACTTAAGCAGGCTGGTATACAGGCAAGAAGTGAATCGAGTGCGACCCTTGACAAGAGTCCGGTTTCCCTCGTTCTAAGGGCGGCACTCTCCTATCTAAGCAAAAGAGATCCATTCAGCCTTTATGAATACCTCATGCTTCCACCCGCAGAATGTATGAGTGATCAGGTGTCCAATCCCGCATATGTAAAGAACACAGTGTCTATGTTTGATTCTTTATCCGAGGAGCTGGAAACAAAAGCGGGGTTGTCTGTAATAACCTGCATAGTAGAAGCCCTCAACCTTGCCGACAGATTCGACAACGACCCAAACCTTCTGAAGATTATAGACATTGCGGCATCCTTAGAGCCATACAGAAACCTCGATATTATTGCAGAACGCCTTGAAAAACTCTGCGCGGTTGAGAAGCTTGTGAGCAGTTCTCAGAATGAGGCAGTAACACTAATGACAATACACAAATCCAAGGGACTGCAGTTCCCTGTGGTATTGCTTCCTGAACTGAACATTGGCATGAGGCCGGATTCTAGAAAATCCAAGCTTTTCTTCGGATCAGATGATGGAACTTCCGTTCCCGACAAGGTTTTTATAATGCAGAGCAGGGAACACAACGAACTCATGGGAAATGATTATCTGGAGGCTTTTGGCCACGAAGAGAAAGGCTACTACAGAGACAAGCTTAACCAGCTTTATGTGGCTATGACAAGGGCTGAGGATGAGCTTTACATATCACTCAGCGAGGGTGATAAAAAGGACAACTTGGAATCAATTATCAAAGAGAAGCTTGGAGGAGACTATATCTGCGGCGTTAAAGGAGCTCCGGACAAGAGCCGAATGGCTGTCAAGCCCTCCTCCAAAACAGTGGAACAACCTATCCCCTTGGCAGAGCCGGAGGAGGAGGTAACAGAATCCATTGACGACCTCCATGGTGAAACCTTCGGAAACGCCCTGCATGAAGCTTTGCAGAAGATGACAACCTTCACTCCAGACGAGATCGATGAGATTAAAGACTTCATTCTGCGCAGATTCTATCCTGTCTTAAAAGCCGAGGACACGGCAAGGATAGCGGATTACCTCGATATTATCATCAATGATCACTTGTTCACTTTATTAATTAATAGCTCTGAGATCTTTCAGGAAAGGGGTTTTATGCATGGCGGAAAGTATCGTGTTATAGACTTCTATGCTGTTAAGGATGATAGAATAATCTGTATTGATTTCAAAACCGGCGAGATAGACGAACAGAAACTTCAACTTTATTCCGAACAGCTTAAAGAGTATGCAGTAATACTTGGGGATGTTTATAACCTTCCCGTAGAGACAAGTATTGCCTCCTTCTCCGGCGGCGAAATTAACTGGATAGAAGTATAA